The proteins below come from a single Metarhizium brunneum chromosome 1, complete sequence genomic window:
- the SPT16 gene encoding FACT complex subunit codes for MADIKIDGKLFQERISHFATAWKNDLRAKDGLFGGAASILIMMGKMEEIPEFHKNNAMHFWLLGYEFPTTLMLLTVDTLYILTTAKKAKHLDQLKGGRFPIEVLVRGKNAEENEKLFVTIAEKIKAAGDKVGTIAKDTSKGPFVDEWKKVFSEQCKDVEEVDISAALSTHAFSVKDENELRAMRTASKACVALMTPYFLDEMSNILDSEKKVTHASLAEKVDRKLDDDKFWKTVELPNKGKLPSDFDSAQLDWILGPAIQSGGKYDLRFAAEANNDNLHAGIIIAGLGLRYKSYCSTIARTYLVDPNKAQESNYKLLHMVHNSIIKDVRDGMSAKDVYNKALSLLKIKKPEMEKHFLKNVGWGVGLENRDPTLVLNAKNNRTLKDGMTLIIHTGFQDIDNPQPQDKHSKVYSLVLTDTIRVTTGEPVVFTAESPTSADANSFFFKDDEEVEPAPRKEKKDHKVGAVATKNITSTRLRSERTAQVDEDAENKRKEHQKELAAKKQKEGLARFAEATGDKNGAEVKKFKRFESYKRDNQFPLKIKNLEVVVDSRNSTVILPIMGRPVPFHINTIKNASKSDENDFSFLRINFLSPGQGVGRKDDQPFEDASAHFVRSLTFRSSDGERYSEIATQISNMKRDAVKKEQEKKDMEDVIEQDKLIEIRNRRPAVLDNVYIRPAMEGKRVPGKVEIHQNGIRYQSPLNAQHRVDVLFSNVRHLFFQPCAHELIVIIHIHLKDPIIVGNKKKTKDVQFYREATDIQFDETGNRKRKYRYGDEDEFEAEQEERRRRADLDRLFQGFAQKIAEAGRNENIEVDMPIRELGFNGVPYRSNVFIQPTTDCLMQVVEPPFMVVTIEDVEIAHLERVQFGLKNFDMVFVFKDFTRAPFHINTIPVEFLDQVKEFLDSSDIAYSEGPLNLNWPTIMKTVTADTHQFFADGGWGFLQENSDDEQEEESEEESAFEIDDDEIDEVSESSEEGSDFGSNASDDDDDDAELDSEEEGEDWDELEKKAKKRDREGGLDDDDRSGKKQKRKR; via the exons ATGGCGGATATCAAGATTGACGGAAAGCTCTTCCAAGAGCGCATCTCACATTTTGCGACCGCCTGGAAAAATGACCTGAGAGCCAAGGACGGCCTCTTTGGTGGAGCTGCCTCCATTCTCATCATGATGggcaagatggaggagattCCCGAGTTCCATAAGAATAATGCCATGCAT TTTTGGTTGCTTGGCTACGAGTTCCCCACGACCTTGATGCTGCTCACTGTGGACACGCTGTACATCCTTACGACGGCTAAGAAAG CCAAACATTTGGATCAGCTAAAAGGCGGTCGATTCCCCATCGAGGTGCTTGTTCGCGGCAAGAACGCCGAGGAAAACGAGAAGCTATTTGTCACCATTGCAGAGAAGATCAAGGCGGCCGGA GACAAGGTCGGTACCATCGCCAAAGACACGTCCAAGGGACCCTTCGTCGATGAGTGGAAAAAGGTCTTCTCGGAGCAGTGCAAGGACGTGGAGGAGGTCGATATTTCAGCTGCGCTGTCTACCCACGCCTTCTCCGTCAAGGACGAGAACGAGCTCCGCGCTATGCGAACCGCCTCCAAGGCTTGCGTTGCCTTGATGACGCCCTACTTCCTCGACGAAATGTCCAATATTCTCGATAGCGAAAAGAAGGTCACGCACGCTTCCTTGGCAGAGAAGGTTGATAGAAAGCTAGATGATGACAAATTCTGGAAGACGGTTGAGTTGCCCAACAAGGGCAAGCTGCCCTCTGATTTCGACTCGGCCCAACTGGACTGGATCTTGGGGCCCGCTATTCAGAGTGGTGGCAAGTATGATCTTCGCTTTGCCGCCGAAGCCAACAATGACAACCTGCATGCTGGCATCATAATTGCTGGTTTGGGTCTCAGGTACAAGTCATACTGTTCGACGATTGCAAGGACTTACCTTGTTGATCCCAACAAGGCGCAGGAAAGCAATTACAAGCTTCTCCATATGGTTCACAATTCCATCATCAAGGACGTCAGAGACGGAATGTCAGCCAAGGACGTCTATAACAAGGCACTGAGCTTGCTCAAGATCAAAAAGCCAGAGATGGAGAAGCATTTTCTCAAGAATGTTGGCTGGGGGGTTGGACTGGAAAACCGAGACCCAACCCTCGTCCTCAACGCTAAGAACAACAGAACACTCAAGGACGGAATGACTCTCATCATCCATACTGGATTCCAGGACATTGATAACCCACAGCCCCAAGACAAGCATAGCAAGGTCTATTCCTTGGTATTGACTGATACTATCCGCGTCACTACCGGGGAGCCTGTGGTGTTCACTGCTGAATCTCCCACGAGTGCCGATGCCAATTCGTTCTTTTTcaaggatgacgaagaagtcGAGCCCGCCCCTcggaaggagaagaaggaccaCAAGGTTGGTGCTGTTGCCACTAAAAACATCACCAGTACTAGACTCCGGTCCGAGAGAACAGCGCAGGTCGACGAAGATGCcgaaaacaaaagaaaggaGCACCAAAAGGAgctggcggccaagaagcagaaggaagGTCTCGCCAGATTTGCCGAGGCAACTGGCGACAAGAACGGAGCTGAAGTCAAAAAGTTTAAGCGATTTGAATCGTATAAACGAGACAATCAGTTCCCACTCAAAATCAAGAACCTGGAAGTAGTGGTGGACTCGAGGAACAGCACTGTCATTCTTCCCATCATGGGCCGACCCGTGCCATTCCACATCAACACAATCAAGAACGCTAGCAAGAGCGACGAAAACGACTTTTCATTCCTACGAATCAACTTCCTGTCGCCTGGACAGGGCGTAGGTAGAAAGGATGACCAGCCCTTCGAGGACGCCTCCGCACACTTTGTGCGCAGTCTGACTTTCAGATCGTCTGACGGGGAGAGATACAGTGAGATAGCTACTCAGATCTCAAACATGAAGCGAGATGCGGTCAAGAAGgagcaagaaaagaaggaTATGGAAGATGTGATTGAGCAAGACAAGCTGATTGAAATCAGAA ACCGAAGGCCTGCTGTATTGGATAATGTCTATATTCGTCCGGCCATGGAGGGCAAACGAGTGCCTGGAAAAGTCGAAATACACCAGAATGGTATTCGATACCAGTCACCGCTCAACGCTCAGCATCGCGTCGATGTCCTTTTCTCCAACGTCCGTCATTTATTTTTCCAACCTTGTGCACATGAGCTCATTGTCATCATCCACATTCACCTAAAAGACCCCATCATCGtcggcaacaagaagaagactaAGGATGTTCAATTTTATCGTGAAGCCACTGATATTCAATTCGATGAAACTGGCAACAGAAAGCGAAAGTACCGCTATGGAGACGAAGACGAGTTCGAGGCTGAGCAAGAGGAAAGACGGCGTCGGGCCGATTTGGACAGACTCTTCCAAGGTTTTGCGCAGAAGATTGCAGAGGCTGGCCGTAACGAAAACATCGAAGTCGATATGCCTATTCGCGAACTCGGTTTCAATGGTGTGCCCTATCGAAGCAACGTCTTTATTCAGCCAACCACGGACTGTCTCATGCAGGTTGTTGAGCCTCCTTTCATGGTTGTCACCATTGAAGATGTTGAAATCGCCCATCTCGAGCGTGTGCAATTCGGCCTCAAGAACTTTGACATGGTTTTTGTATTCAAAGACTTTACCCGCGCACCATTCCACATCAATACTATCCCCGTAGAATTCCTCGACCAGGTCAAGGAATTCCTAGACTCATCAGACATTGCCTACAGCGAGGGTCCACTCAATCTGAACTGGCCTACGATCATGAAGACCGTTACTGCCGACACACACCAGTTCTTTGCCGACGGCGGTTGGGGTTTCCTGCAAGAGAATTCGGACGATGAGCAGGAAGAGGAGTCTGAGGAGGAGTCAGCCTTTGAGATTGACGATGACGAGATTGATGAAGTATCCGAGTCTAGCGAGGAGGGGTCTGATTTTGGCAGTAACGCtagtgacgacgacgatgacgacgccgaaCTGGATAGTGAGGAAGAGGGTGAGGACTGGGACGAGCTTGAGAAGAAGGCTAAGAAGAGAGACAGGGAGGGCGGtctggatgatgatgaccgGAGTgggaagaagcagaagaggaAGCGCTAG
- the mug89 gene encoding Meiotically up-regulated 89 protein — translation MSDNPRGVEHTDSIDSHDSAPKQPEKTKSRRPPNTAFRQQRLKAWQPILTPKTVLPLFFTIGIIFAPIGGLLLYASSLVREIKLDYTHCINDAPDFTTFADMPGSAVESAFKNANSSVRAQWARKKDVNVTLHNGREIKGNQCVLQFTIPEDMGAPVLFYYQLTNFYQNHRRYAESCDLQQLKGDARSYSDITGSKCTPLYGIKPNDTGKPYYPCGLIANSMFNDSFSSPAWQNPPNDGKARTYNMTDKGIAWDSDKDLYGPTKYKASDIVPPPNWAIAYPDGYTTDGMYRPPDLQNWEAFQVWMRTAGLPTFSKLAMRNDQDTMVSGIYQITVDDHFPTIEYKGTKSILLTTRTVMGGRNNFLGIAYITVGGVCIILGAIFTATHLLKPRKLGDHTHLTWNKVPASKSSGPSTAMASGREIRPGDA, via the exons ATGTCCGACAATCCGCGAGGCGTCGAGCATACAGACTCGATAGACTCTCACGACTCTGCCCCGAAGCAGCCGGAGAAGACAAAGAGTCGCAGACCTCCCA ACACCGCATTCCGACAGCAGCGCTTGAAAGCATGGCA ACCAATTTTGACACCTAAGACGGTGCTGCCATTGTTTTTCACTATAGGAATCATCTTTGCCCCTATCGGCGGCCTCCTTCTCTATGCCAGTTCACTG GTACGAGAGATTAAACTCGACTACACGCACTGCATAAACGATGCGCCCGATTTTACCACATTTGCAGATATGCCTGGCAGTGCTGTGGAATCCGCTTTCAAGAACGCCAACAGCAGCGTTCGCGCGCAGTGGGCGAGAAAGAAAGATGTAAACGTCACCCTTCATAATGGTAGAGAGATCAAGGGCAACCAGTGTGTTCTCCAATTCACCATTCCTGAAGACATGGGCGCACCTGTCCTATTCTACTATCAACTCACCAACTTCTATCAAAATCACCGTCGCTACGCCGAATCCTGCGATCTTCAGCAACTCAAAGGCGACGCACGCTCGTACAGCGACATCACCGGATCGAAATGTACCCCGTTATATGGAATCAAACCAAATGACACGGGCAAGCCATACTACCCTTGTGGTCTCATTGCCAACTCCATGTTCAACGATAgcttctcctcgccggcttGGCAAAACCCTCCGAATGACGGCAAGGCCCGCACATATAACATGACGGACAAAGGCATTGCCTGGGATAGCGACAAGGATCTCTACGGCCCAACCAAGTACAAGGCCTCTGATATTGTGCCCCCTCCCAATTGGGCCATAGCCTATCCCGATGGCTACACCACTGACGGCATGTATCGACCACCAGACTTGCAGAATTGGGAGGCTTTCCAGGTCTGGATGCGCACGGCCGGTCTGCCTACCTTTAGCAAGTTGGCCATGCGGAATGACCAGGACACAATGGTATCCGGTATCTACCAAATCACTGTCGATGATC ACTTCCCCACGATCGAGTACAAGGGCACCAAGTCCATACTCCTCACCACCCGTACCGTTATGGGCGGCCGCAACAACTTCCTGGGAATCGCATACATTACTGTCGGCGGAGTGTGCATTATCCTCGGTGCCATCTTCACGGCCACACACCTCCTCAAGCCAAG AAAACTCGGCGACCACACTCACTTGACCTGGAACAAGGTCCCGGCGTCCAAGTCCTCCGGCCCCAGcacagccatggccagcggCCGTGAAATCCGCCCCGGCGATGCCTAG
- the ugtB1 gene encoding UDP-glucosyltransferase B1, which yields MGSTSEKPLLLFTSFPGEGHTNPVLAIAKHLIQRGHTVAYLSTSRYREKILSIGAEFLSAEWPIPGLDPQAGTALQSMPIGVGRFAYLLIHIFYKWLVLRVDAVSNALEFLRRREPGREIIIVEDILNMSTMPYRYGRPLPAGFNTMPKTVGISPVPLMLQSQDTAPFMLGLPPDTSESGRLRNKALNKLVNEGPMKPMVDVWKEVMTQCGCTVTPEGSPLNAWFDAYDATFMLCSPSLEYPISDLPPHVRFAGCLPRRGIDAHTKHPAWWSEVTDTAPSAGPRTTKIVFVSQGTVSTNWNELVMPALAALAGRDDTLVIAALGLPGATLPEGFDVPSNARVADYVAYDAILPYADVFVSNAGYGAFGHAVMNGVPAIFAGETEEKPEVAMRAEWAGFAYNLKTQTPSAEQIRDAVDAVFADDRYRVRARELMRENEEMDALGMIERQISSVPRVVNGDA from the coding sequence ATGGGCTCTACTTCTGAGAAGCCCCTCTTACTATTCACATCCTTCCCGGGAGAGGGCCACACCAACCCggtcctcgccatcgccaagcaCCTCATCCAGCGCGGACACACGGTCGCGTATCTGTCCACCAGCAGATACCGCGAGAAAATACTCTCCATTGGCGCTGAGTTCCTTTCGGCAGAATGGCCAATTCCGGGTCTCGATCCCCAAGCCGGGACGGCCTTGCAGAGCATGCCCATTGGGGTTGGTCGCTTTGCCTACCTGCTGATTCACATTTTCTACAAGTGGCTCGTCTTGAGGGTCGATGCCGTGTCTAACGCGCTGGAGTTCTTGCGAAGAAGGGAACCGGGCCGAGAGATTATCATTGTCGAAGATATCCTGAACATGAGCACGATGCCGTACCGATATGGCAGGCCTCTGCCGGCAGGATTCAACACAATGCCCAAAACAGTAGGCATCAGCCCCGTGCCATTGATGCTACAAAGTCAAGATACGGCACCATTCATGCTCGGCCTGCCGCCCGACACTTCGGAGTCCGGGAGACTAAGGAACAAGGCGCTGAATAAGCTCGTCAACGAAGGCCCCATGAAGCCCATGGTTGACGTGTGGAAGGAGGTCATGACGCAGTGTGGCTGTACGGTCACGCCAGAAGGCAGTCCGTTGAATGCGTGGTTTGACGCATACGACGCTACGTTTATGCTGTGCTCGCCGAGTTTGGAGTATCCAATATCGGATTTGCCGCCTCATGTGCGTTTCGCAGGGTGTCTGCCACGAAGGGGCATAGACGCTCACACGAAACATCCCGCCTGGTGGTCTGAAGTCACCGATACGGCGCCCAGCGCCGGCCCCCGAACAACCAAGATCGTCTTTGTGTCCCAGGGGACGGTCAGCACGAATTGGAACGAGCTCGTTATGCCTGCactcgccgccctcgccggccgAGACGATACCCTCGTCATCGCGGCGCTAGGCCTTCCTGGTGCCACACTTCCCGAGGGGTTTGATGTCCCGTCTAATGCGAGAGTGGCCGACTACGTGGCGTACGATGCTATTCTGCCCTACGCCGATGTGTTCGTCTCCAACGCAGGGTACGGCGCTTTCGGGCATGCTGTCATGAACGGGGTGCCGGCCATATTCGCTGGCGAAACAGAGGAGAAGCCCGAGGTGGCCATGCGTGCGGAATGGGCTGGCTTTGCGTACAATTTGAAGACACAGACGCCGAGCGCTGAGCAAATCAGAGATGCCGTGGATGCCGTTTTCGCGGATGACAGGTATAGAGTCAGAGCGCGCGAGCTGATGAGGGAAAATGAAGAGATGGATGCGCTGGGCATGATTGAGAGGCAGATATCATCTGTGCCTCGGGTAGTGAATGGTGATGCATAA